Proteins encoded within one genomic window of Macrotis lagotis isolate mMagLag1 chromosome 3, bilby.v1.9.chrom.fasta, whole genome shotgun sequence:
- the LOC141518885 gene encoding 5'-3' exonuclease PLD4-like: MRRPEGSGSGQRKLHSTSDHDALEKRLVHDPCTSQLLLPILILLLLGSVIWGFWASGHRLPWGGEDEQVAEKSQASCRLVLAESIPEGMDFGPAGPHHLLTHQVWLHLIDRARSQVSITAYNVSLRSRVTGSDHPSDWQVINHPIE; encoded by the exons ATGCGTAGGCCGGAGGGATCAGGGTCTGGGCAGAGGAAACTACACTCAACCTCTGACCATGATGCTCTGGAGAAAAGG CTGGTCCATGATCCTTGCACCAGTCAGCTTCTTCTTCCCATCCTCATCCTGCTCCTTCTGGGATCAGTCATCTGGGGATTCTGGGCCTCAGGGCACCGGCTCCCTTGGGGAGGTGAGGATGAGCAGGTGGCCGAGAAGAGCCAGGCCTCTTGCAG GTTGGTGCTGGCTGAGAGTATTCCAGAGGGGATGGACTTTGGACCAGCTGGGCCCCACCATCTCTTAACCCATCAGGTCTGGCTCCATCTGATTGACAGAGCCCGGAGCCAGGTCAGCATCACAGCCTACAACGTCTCTTTGAGATCCAGGGTCACTGGGAGTGACCACCCCTCTGACTGGCAAGTGATAAATCATCCCATAGAATGA